The genomic window GGTAGTCTGTTGTTAGTGTACCATCCTTGCTGGTAGTCTCCTGTTAGTGTACCATCCTTGCTGGTAGTCTCCTGTTAGTGTACCATGCTTGCTGGTAGTCTGTTGTTAGTGTACCATCCTTGCTGGTAGTCTCCTGTCAGTGTACCATGCTTGCTGGTAGTCTGTTGTTAGTGTACCATCCTTGCTGGTAGTCTCTTATTAGTGTACCTGTGTACCCCCTCAGCTGATGTCCGTAGGGTCTAACCAGATTAGAATCTGTCTTGACCCGTGGAGACTTCACTGTGGACATTTGAAAGTCGTGCTCTGTACGTTGCATCATACTCCCTTGTACCGCAACCGCTGCCAGCGTCATACGTGAGACTGCAGGCAtcagtcatgagagagagagagagagagagagagagagagagagagagagagagagagaggatacttaAGCATTTCGGTGGAAATTTTGAGCCTTTCCCTTATTTGGGCTTTATGTAGTGAGCCTACATCATGACATCCttcaccaccatcctctcccccacaTCATGACATCCTTCACCAGAGAGGGGAGTGGCAAGAGAAGTGTGGTCAGAAAGTATTACGTGTGGAATGCGTGTGATCTGACGAGGCATTTCTTAGCGGGTGTGTACGAGGCGGTGTACAAGAATATTGCTTCGTCTATTGTTACGCCACGCTCAGCGGAGACTTCCAGGACACGTTGCTGGACTTAAGATGAAACATCTAGGCCATCCATACACGGAATGataatgtatgtggtcttagggAATTTATTTTTGACGCCTGATGTTTCAGAATATTTGTCGACTGGTGATTACATGTCGACGTTGTCTTGTCTTAATGGCCTTGTTAGGTGGTGGGCCTAAAACACGACCAACCATCCAGCCATCTTTGATACGTGACTACTTATTCGAAAGTGATAAGTAATTGTGAATTACCATAATTTTTAACGCTCGTTTGTTTAAAACCTAAGCATTTTAGGAGAGGTCATGGCTCGTATATCTTTTTGTGTTTTTCGCAAGTGTTTATGAAATGTCTCAGAGATGTGGCCGGTTAGATGAGGTAGATATTAACATTTCTCAATTTATTCACAATTAATTTACATTCTGTCGCCTTGAACTTAAGGCCAACGGAAGTAGATGACCTAATTATCACAGCAGGGCTTAATGATACGATCGATAAGAGGGTGACTGGGGTACCACTGCGGCCGCCTGCCTCTGGTAGGCGTTGAAGAAGACGTGCTTGGCGGCGTTCACCTCGGGAGTGTCAGCAACCTGGGGTGCTGATCCTGGTAGGCTGGCCGGGATGGTGGCGGCCACGGGGCCGGTCCACTTGGGCTGGACGGGGGGGGCGGGCTTGTAGGTGGGAGAGGGATCGCGGTAATAGACAGGGGATCCCGGCAAGGGGACGGTGGCAGCCACCTGAGCCTTGTAGGCGTTGAAGAAGTGGCCGCGGGCGGCCGCTACCTCGGGAGTGTTGGCGAGGTAAGGCGTGGATCCCGGAAGGCCGGCTGGGATGGTGGCGGCCACGGGGCCGGTCCACTTGGGCTGGACAGGGGCTGGTTTGTAGACCTGCTTGGGCGGGTAGGCCTGCTGGGGCGCGTAGTTGTACTTCGGCTGGGCGGCGGCCTGAGCAGCGCGGTAAGCGCTGAAGAACCGCGCTTTCTCAAACGCCACCTCCGGCGTGTCTCCGATGAAGGGGACAGCCGCGCAGGCGCCCAGCACTGCCAAAACGATCTGTAGAGAAAAAATAATGGATATGTCTTAATCTTATGGTTGTCCTTGATACCTGTGTGAGCATTACTTCCTCTACTGAAGATGCGGAGGTGATGGTCGTGAGGGAATGGTTACTTCGTTAACGAAAATGATGTTTTGTCATTAAGCACTGAGTACTTATACCTGCCTCTCGTAAAGCACTCACGAGAGAGTCCCGGTGTTAGCCAGGTTGTCTCTCCAGAGGCTACtgaagcccaaggctgcactacttccagtagcagggcaatATTGAGTCCTTTTAGATTGAGAAGATCTTTGACGAGAATGtactcgagcaggcggagtcccgTTTTCACCATAACAGGAAATAATAATGGCAGCCAGTTATCAGTCAAGGTTATTGTTATTCTGATGAAATAACTGTAGCTTGAGAGAATGTTTTTCCCCTCTGTGGGATGCCCGCTGACACACCGAAGCACGTGTGTTGTGCCATCTAACACACTGAAGTACGTGTGTTGTACCATCTGACACAATGAAGCACATGTGTTGTACCATCTGCCAAAATGAATCACCTGTGTTGTGCCATCTGACACTGAATCACATGTGTTGTCTCATCTGACACACTGAAGCGCGTGTGTTGTCTCATCTGACACACGAAGCGCGTGTGTTGTAAAATCTGACACACTGAAGCGCGTGTGTTGTACCATCTGCCACGTTGAAGCACATGTGTGATCCAACACAATGAAACACGTGTGGTATGGCTTCTAACAAAACATGTGGGATGTTTCACATGTCAAAATGAAACACTTGGAACGTCATCCGAAGCAATGAATCACGTTTTTAGAACGAAAGAATTGACAGAAGCGCTGAACGGCATCGTAAATCTTGATGTAAATGTTTACGGCCTGTGTATATACGTAACCAGGTGTCTGTTATTGCCTAAGGCGCATGGAACACACCCCTGGTGTCCAGTGATCAAACTATCACCCATAGACCAGCTCTGACAACGGTAAGACCAGAGTATGTGTCTCTTAACTCTATTTCTTTCTCAAAGTGACTAAGGTCGTTTGACGAACATTCTATATACAGTCGTCATCTCCAGACATTCACTAATGACACGGGAGTGTTAGAAGGTTCGAGGGGGACACAGCCTACGTGTGGTTAAGCCACGAAGTGGAAAGTCTCCTTCGGGGTGTTTAATATCCCTGGAGTTCCACCTTACCCTACTACTGAGAGTAGTGAAGAACCTTTAAAGCTGCAAGGAACACGTAGGGAAAGATGGGGGTCCTTAGGGggtttatatgataatgatgataacatgataacagaAGTTGTTCACATTATTGTATTCTTAACAAGATGGAACCTCCATGCCACAGTGATTAttgaaaaagtaatatatatatatatatatatatatattttttcatcttcGCTGCATTTCCATCGCAGCTGAAACATATTGAGGCACTATAAACATTCATAGTAACTTAGCCGCTATGTATTCTTAACCAAacgtgaataccaagacgttgcCTTTCCAGTGAGCAAAAGAAAACGATGCGATAGTTACCAGAGCCCTCATGATGATGTGTGAGTAAGCAGGGAGCCGCACTGTGCTTGGGTGGAGCCTCCCGTCCCCATTTATACCCAAACATCGA from Panulirus ornatus isolate Po-2019 chromosome 58, ASM3632096v1, whole genome shotgun sequence includes these protein-coding regions:
- the LOC139766786 gene encoding cuticle protein CP1876-like; translated protein: MRALIVLAVLGACAAVPFIGDTPEVAFEKARFFSAYRAAQAAAQPKYNYAPQQAYPPKQVYKPAPVQPKWTGPVAATIPAGLPGSTPYLANTPEVAAARGHFFNAYKAQVAATVPLPGSPVYYRDPSPTYKPAPPVQPKWTGPVAATIPASLPGSAPQVADTPEVNAAKHVFFNAYQRQAAAVVPQSPSYRSYH